One region of Diabrotica undecimpunctata isolate CICGRU chromosome 6, icDiaUnde3, whole genome shotgun sequence genomic DNA includes:
- the LOC140444297 gene encoding uncharacterized protein has translation MVRSMTFKLAEKFKSKHKFNKDSQKAGYPWLEPFLRRSKQLSVRKSEGVSAARALGMNKTDVSAYFTLLKNILNEHSLMDKSGSIYNIDETGLQLNNMPEHVIAIKGLKNVASVTSAEKGETISVIACCNAEGSFIPPVCIFEKQKSEI, from the coding sequence ATGGTAAGATCAATGACGTTTAAGTTAGCTGAAAAGTTTAAATCAAAGCACAAATTTAATAAGGATAGCCAAAAAGCTGGTTATCCTTGGTTGGAACCATTTCTACGAAGAAGTAAGCAATTGTCAGTAAGAAAATCTGAAGGTGTATCTGCTGCCAGAGCTTTAGGAATGAATAAAACTGATGTTTCGGCTTATTTCACTCTacttaaaaatatcttaaatgaACATTCCTTAATGGATAAATCTGGTTCAATATACAATATTGACGAGACAGGGTTACAGCTTAATAACATGCCGGAACATGTTATAGCAATTAAGGGTTTAAAAAATGTTGCTTCAGTAACATCGGCTGAAAAAGGAGAAACTATTTCAGTAATTGCATGCTGTAACGCTGAGGGTTCCTTTATACCACCGGTGTGcatttttgaaaaacaaaaaagcgaAATTTGA